The Listeria welshimeri serovar 6b str. SLCC5334 genome has a window encoding:
- a CDS encoding DUF3130 family protein — protein sequence MSEIKVKEETVKKYSSDMKESAKAMDYLPMKDGNMAFSRANSINQLRTALFDLVEAVEAFQVVVETDATRLKNLGESFAIKDRALRRMMG from the coding sequence ATGAGTGAAATTAAAGTGAAGGAAGAAACAGTAAAAAAATATTCCTCCGACATGAAAGAATCAGCAAAAGCAATGGACTATTTGCCTATGAAAGACGGGAATATGGCATTTAGTCGAGCGAACTCCATCAACCAATTGCGTACAGCGTTGTTTGACTTGGTAGAGGCGGTAGAAGCTTTTCAAGTGGTGGTGGAAACCGATGCGACACGGTTAAAAAACTTAGGCGAATCTTTTGCCATCAAAGACCGAGCACTCAGACGGATGATGGGTTAA
- a CDS encoding T7SS effector LXG polymorphic toxin: MSRIDIGEIRTFALQLKEANQQGKRCIKAIQTVVTNYAEEDSLKGKAIDASKNYYQMTYVPLCKAILEVMEESQERLRQYMDDFHDQVDSSPNARIDEEGLFELGQQIDRLEAKKETLAQRMNVGTEGQMQIYRSQLSKAYKKENIVEKYLAFEQSHTDFFAHISDLVQNIQQTIRELQSNIQFNHHTGTYDLTKLDLDTVSRLQQALGKESNAQPKKFPFNEYQKTYTGTTWILTRGGIIDVEATTAYNEAILHGELPPESNQATEDAELLKGIIASVKAGKDPLTGQEISLLQGISIIAGTTFMYTAGAYHGKRMGIPKLKGLLRRKAGGGNVPKSSKNSAQYLKYKNELMKGDILKNSKPIISGSDLKDSKVVSELTKDGSSISDWSKMESTYSYETSMGKGKIHYYQNLKTGEINFYDVKMKVKIPKDLKIRNELTDDFWIIDLDNNFIPMGVR, encoded by the coding sequence GTGAGTCGCATTGACATCGGAGAAATAAGGACATTCGCGCTCCAATTAAAGGAAGCTAACCAACAAGGCAAAAGATGTATTAAAGCTATCCAAACCGTCGTGACCAACTATGCGGAAGAGGATAGCTTAAAAGGGAAAGCGATAGACGCATCTAAGAATTATTATCAAATGACCTATGTCCCCTTATGTAAGGCTATTTTGGAAGTAATGGAAGAGAGTCAAGAACGATTAAGGCAATACATGGACGATTTTCATGACCAAGTAGATAGTTCCCCCAACGCAAGAATCGATGAGGAAGGCTTATTCGAACTTGGCCAACAGATTGATCGTCTGGAAGCAAAAAAAGAAACGTTAGCCCAGCGAATGAACGTGGGAACGGAAGGGCAGATGCAAATTTATCGTTCTCAGTTAAGTAAAGCATATAAGAAGGAAAATATAGTAGAAAAGTATCTGGCTTTTGAACAAAGTCATACGGATTTTTTTGCGCATATAAGCGATTTAGTACAAAATATTCAGCAAACGATTCGAGAACTCCAGTCGAATATTCAGTTTAACCATCATACTGGCACCTACGATCTAACGAAACTGGATTTGGACACCGTAAGCCGTTTGCAACAAGCGTTAGGAAAAGAATCCAATGCCCAACCAAAAAAATTTCCTTTTAACGAATACCAAAAAACATATACGGGTACCACATGGATATTAACAAGAGGTGGTATAATAGACGTGGAAGCAACCACGGCCTACAACGAAGCCATCCTCCACGGCGAACTACCACCAGAATCAAATCAAGCCACAGAAGATGCCGAGCTATTAAAAGGAATAATCGCCTCCGTAAAAGCAGGAAAAGACCCATTAACCGGCCAAGAAATCAGTTTACTGCAAGGAATAAGTATCATAGCTGGCACCACCTTCATGTACACAGCTGGAGCGTACCATGGGAAAAGGATGGGGATTCCTAAGCTTAAAGGTTTGTTGAGGAGGAAAGCTGGTGGGGGTAATGTTCCGAAGAGCTCAAAAAATAGTGCCCAATATCTAAAATATAAAAATGAGTTAATGAAAGGTGATATACTCAAAAACTCAAAACCTATTATATCTGGTTCTGATTTAAAAGACTCTAAAGTAGTTTCTGAACTTACTAAGGATGGCAGCTCCATATCAGACTGGTCGAAAATGGAGTCAACTTATAGTTATGAAACGTCAATGGGAAAAGGGAAAATTCACTATTATCAGAATTTGAAAACTGGTGAAATTAATTTTTATGATGTGAAAATGAAAGTAAAAATTCCTAAAGACCTTAAAATTAGGAATGAACTTACTGATGATTTTTGGATTATAGACTTAGATAATAATTTTATACCAATGGGGGTTAGATAG
- a CDS encoding transposase, whose protein sequence is MPKKLYNEKFKRSLVYLYHHGTSKNKLCTDFGVSMASLARWIKSYNTENIDLNEASSILQMYELKKQKALLEEEISILSEAITLFNLETSVEN, encoded by the coding sequence ATGCCTAAAAAATTATATAATGAAAAATTCAAAAGAAGTCTCGTTTATTTATACCACCATGGAACTTCAAAGAATAAATTATGCACCGATTTTGGCGTTTCTATGGCATCACTTGCTAGATGGATCAAATCTTATAATACAGAAAATATTGACCTAAATGAAGCCTCTAGCATTTTACAAATGTATGAATTGAAAAAACAGAAAGCACTTCTGGAAGAGGAAATTTCCATATTATCAGAAGCCATCACCCTTTTTAACTTAGAAACAAGCGTCGAGAATTAA
- a CDS encoding AEC family transporter, whose protein sequence is MEFLLILLPVFGIFAIGFIGQKTLKFDIPNLSKLTLYLMSPFLAFNTFYTNPLSLDYLYLAIYIFALCLSLIIIVSFISFLLGYNLQDRCALILASAFMNNGNYGTPVVLLIFGAVGLDIAVVLMVLQQLAMSTIGVYFAAKGSKDANGMKTVMKRVIRMPIAYGALLGLALQLLHISLPSALMTCVKLVGDAAIPTIMIVLGMQLAVISFRRIELGKVGIALILKLLIAPMIAFGLTLVLPVDEMTKQIMILLAAMPTAANTTLMAVQFDTKPDLVSSATFISTVLSIITLPIVLYFLHPMF, encoded by the coding sequence ATGGAATTTTTACTTATTTTACTTCCCGTTTTTGGGATTTTTGCAATTGGTTTTATTGGACAGAAGACCTTGAAATTTGATATTCCTAATTTATCAAAGCTCACATTATATCTTATGTCTCCATTTTTAGCATTTAATACTTTTTATACGAATCCACTCTCACTTGATTATCTTTATTTGGCAATTTATATCTTTGCACTTTGCTTGAGTTTGATAATCATTGTAAGTTTTATTAGTTTTTTGCTTGGATATAATTTGCAAGACCGTTGTGCGCTTATTTTAGCAAGTGCATTTATGAATAACGGAAATTATGGCACGCCGGTTGTACTACTTATTTTTGGTGCTGTTGGACTTGATATTGCAGTCGTTCTGATGGTGTTGCAACAACTCGCTATGAGTACAATTGGGGTTTATTTCGCAGCAAAAGGTAGTAAAGATGCAAATGGTATGAAAACAGTGATGAAACGTGTTATTCGAATGCCAATTGCATATGGGGCTTTACTCGGACTCGCGCTACAATTACTACATATTTCTCTTCCTTCCGCTTTGATGACATGTGTCAAACTTGTTGGAGACGCAGCTATTCCTACAATCATGATTGTTCTAGGAATGCAGCTAGCTGTTATTTCTTTTAGACGTATTGAGCTTGGAAAAGTGGGGATTGCTTTAATTCTAAAATTACTCATTGCTCCTATGATTGCTTTTGGTTTAACTTTGGTTTTGCCAGTAGATGAGATGACCAAACAAATTATGATTTTGCTTGCGGCAATGCCAACAGCAGCTAACACAACGTTAATGGCAGTTCAATTTGATACAAAACCAGATTTAGTTTCTAGTGCGACTTTTATAAGTACTGTTTTGAGTATTATTACTTTACCAATTGTGTTATATTTTCTTCATCCTATGTTTTAA
- the psiE gene encoding phosphate-starvation-inducible protein PsiE, whose protein sequence is MKRLEKISSIVPILLRITLNLALIMVGFTLVAFLIREAFTIFNNIFFLDTDVSYYYMTQDILTFFLYFEFIALIVKYFESHFHFPLRYFIYIGITAIIRFIIVDHSSATSTLILSGAILLLVAALFLANTKMLKREG, encoded by the coding sequence ATGAAACGCTTAGAAAAAATTTCTTCTATTGTTCCCATCTTGCTGCGAATCACTTTAAATCTGGCTCTTATTATGGTCGGTTTTACTCTTGTTGCTTTTTTAATTAGAGAGGCATTTACGATATTTAATAATATATTCTTCTTAGACACAGATGTATCTTATTATTATATGACGCAAGATATTTTAACGTTTTTCCTTTATTTTGAATTTATTGCGCTCATCGTCAAATATTTCGAGTCCCATTTTCATTTTCCGCTGCGTTATTTCATTTATATTGGTATTACAGCGATTATTCGATTTATTATTGTCGATCACTCTAGCGCCACATCTACGCTGATTCTTTCAGGAGCCATTTTACTACTAGTTGCAGCCCTGTTTTTAGCTAATACGAAGATGTTGAAACGTGAAGGATAA